Genomic DNA from Dermacentor variabilis isolate Ectoservices chromosome 6, ASM5094787v1, whole genome shotgun sequence:
GTTTCATACGCCCTGAAGACAGAACTCCACACTCGATCTATCTCTAGCGCTTCGAACGTTGTCAGCGACAGACTAACGTACCCTGCTTCAATTCGTTCCAGCAGCTGTATACTAAGGGAGCTCTTTCTCACCATCACTGCGTATTGGAACACGCCTGGACAACGTTCGGCGAACCCACGACACCAGATATTTTTTGTTGATACGAAAAGATTCTGTATTTATCTCCTCAGGatttcaaagaaataaaaagtcAGCCTTTTCTCTCCTAGTCTATTTGAGGCTATGGGGCTACTTAGCCGCCGTCATTACAGGCAACCGATAGCGCAAACCTTCGGTGTATGACCACTCATGCATATCGCACACCTAAGCCTGCGCTTTCCCAAGGTGGTGGCTGTCTCCTAAACAGCACCAACGCTCAGTTTTTAACGTCCCAACAATGTTAATATCTTAAGAGCCCGGTGGATAAAACTGATCTTTGTCGTCTGATCCTCAAACAGCAAAATAGGCGGCATCATTGCAGGCTTCATTATTTCAAGCTGTCTTCGCGGTCTGCGTCAGGATGGAAACAGAACATCATATGGCGGCTGTCTCCCAAAGACGGCAAATTATAGCTTTTTATGCCGACATTTGGAATACACTCAATAGGACGCACACGCGCAAGCAAACGACGCCGTTAAGAAACTATAGTCTGACGATAGGAGCGAGCCCAGCAGAAATGCCGCGTCACTTGCTGTTCCTCCCAGGGCGTGCGCGCCGCCTCTGCTCGTTATCAAGAAAGAAGCTTCTAGAACATTCCACGATCGGTCGGCGCggtttgcgcttgcgtttgcctttTTAAGGAGACAACGTAGCTGCCCCAGGGAGTTACTTCGCGTTGCAAGTTATCTGTGCTGCCTGCCCGAGGGACCCCTGAACTGGACCGGACTATGGTTTTCATGTGCGCGTGCTTGTGCACGGACCGCTGGCTGGTCGTTGGGGGCGTCCGGAAACCACCGCGACCACATCGCAGGGGGCCTACGCGGAAGGAGCCGACTCGGAACAACGGGCTTCGTTAACTAAAGGTGAGCCACCGAGAGCGTGATTTGTGTCTAATGATATTGCGTCGACTATAGCTGCGCCTAGTTGAGACGAACGCTTCTTGGGCCGTCGTTATGTCGGGTCCCGTCAGTGACGGAAGCGTGAGGGGTGTCGTCGAACACGAGCTTCAGGTTTAGCGAACACTAGGAAGGACTAGCTTGTATAGGGTTGCCCCTTTTACGCTTGCGTTGCGGACGGCGACCCGTTCCGAATGCGGTTGCAAACGGTGCACGTTATCGTGTCAAGGAATGCCCGCGCGCGACAGAGGTGCTCTTGAACGATAAGTGCTTGCCGGGCGCAACTTTGCATTCGGAATTTGGCAGTCAGGCGACACCGACTAACAGGTGGTGTAGCTTTCTCTTCTGCTAAGTTTCCTTTGTTTCCTTGCAGTCTCAAACCGTTTTTGGCGTTTCAACGAAGCTTTTTCGCGTGTTACAACTCCACCCCGCCGTGCCATTTGGACCACCGAAGTTCCGCTAAACCGCTGCTTTTTCACGTGAGTACATCATGTCTTTCTCACTTTCTGTTTTGCCTCACCAGTCCTTGCGCTCATTGCAGATCCGACGCCCATGCACAGCATCATCTGCCAACTGCGCATTGCCGTGTGGTGCAACTTCCGTAGCTCAGTGTGTTCTTCGGCCATCTCCGGAAAAACGCCCCCTCATCGTCAGAGCTACGGCCACGGCTGCAATATATTCATGGGCCTCCCTTTGCCGTGGGTCTTCGAAGAAACCTGCGTCCTTTTTTCGCGACACCGGCTATTCGCTCAGCACCGGAGTCTTGTTACTTTTTCTGTAGCGTTTTTCGCGCCCGTCCGTCACCGCCTTCTCAGGGTGAGTACATCCCACCGTTGCTTACGCTGTACTAACGTTTCTTCTTCATTTCCGACATCGCAGTTTCACGTCCCTTTGCTCCCGTATGGGCGCTTGGTCCACAGTGTTCCTGGCTCCGTTACAGTTCTCCCGGATCTACCTCGTCGCCTCCGTTGGACGGGAACCATGCGGAGGAGTTTCGCTGCCGCCTCGTGCTCTTCGGACGGCGCGGTGAAAAGCGGTGCTTCGTCGCGCCGCCTGCCCGTTCCGGAGATGGCTGCGCCGCCAACCTTCGGGCTCGCCCATCGCATTTTCATGTACGTATATTATCAACATATATGCGAACAAGTCATCTGCGGCCGAAATGCATCATTATATTTTCATATTCGACTGAATTTGTGAAAGGCTACTTTGAGGCTCCGTTATGATATTCTATTCTCGAACCGTACTTAGGAACCGCCTGCGGGGTGACATTGCATATCGCACTCGTATGTGATTACACATGTAGCGGGTGTTACGAGTCGATTTGTTCGCGTTTTAGTCATTGTACTGCTTCGATTAACGAGATTTGTTCTTTTTGCTGGTGTCGTTACAGATCCCAGGGCTCTTGCCGGCGCTGTTTCCTGTGTGCTGCCAGGGTCCTTTGCTGCCAGGGTCCTTTGCTGCCAGGGTCCTTTGCTGCCAGGGTCCTTTGCTGCCACAGTGTGCTCTTCAGGCGGCACCCAAGTCCTCCTTCGCAGTGGACTTCCGCTAGCAGCGCGGAGTGGACGCGCGAGACTGTGATTGAAATAAAGGAAGTCTTTGAAAGAGTTCAGCCTCCTGTCTAGTTCCAGTTGATGCTCTAAGTGCTCGCCGGCGTCAGCTGGCTTGGGTGCATTGACATTGACGGCGGTATTGCATGCTATAGCAAAATCTGTCCTGCTGATGTCTGTTGCAAGCCAATTAGTTGTGAAGCAATTACCGATGTCATGGAGGCCCCAATCTACTGCTCCTGTGCTGGTAAGGAAACAATGAAATAATTACTCGGTGCTTAATTATGCGTGCACTGCCGCAATATGTTGTGAAATGTAGGTAGGACAGTCGGTTCAAGGTGAACTACCTACACTAGTTCTCAGCTACGTCAGGGGTGCAGGGTGAGCTGGTAGACGACAGCTGTCTCTTTCTGAAAGACCAACTATCTCAACGTTGCAGCGGCACGTTTAAATTAGACAAAAAAAGCGGTGTTTGCGTAAGTTCTCGTCGCTTTATTAACGGCTTTCTTTATTGCAATTATAAGCAGCTCACGCTACAGGAAGGCGATGGTAGCATATGGTGGTAGCAGGCCGGACGGCTCGGCGACTTTCATCTGCAAGTTGAAACGTGCAGTGCATCACCATTCACGATAGAGGGGAGCCCATTGTTAGCGTAGGCTTTGAAGGAACACGGGTCATTTGGTCGTGGCAGCTAACGCGACTTCTGCAATGGACGACACAACGTGAGCGCGAAAACATAGTGGCACCGAGGTGTTTCTGGCCCCTGTAACCAGGAAATGTAAAGGCTTCGAGGCCTGCTACTCCAAGAAAGTCATCACCGGAGCGTGGATTCTAGAGCCAATAATACTCGCGACTTAATTAGGTCGTACTAGCTAGTATTGATGACGCGACTAGTTGG
This window encodes:
- the LOC142586364 gene encoding uncharacterized protein LOC142586364, producing the protein MHSIICQLRIAVWCNFRSSVCSSAISGKTPPHRQSYGHGCNIFMGLPLPWVFEETCVLFSRHRLFAQHRSLVTFSVAFFAPVRHRLLRFHVPLLPYGRLVHSVPGSVTVLPDLPRRLRWTGTMRRSFAAASCSSDGAVKSGASSRRLPVPEMAAPPTFGLAHRIFISQGSCRRCFLCAARVLCCQGPLLPGSFAARVLCCHSVLFRRHPSPPSQWTSASSAEWTRETVIEIKEVFERVQPPV